The proteins below come from a single Triticum aestivum cultivar Chinese Spring chromosome 5D, IWGSC CS RefSeq v2.1, whole genome shotgun sequence genomic window:
- the LOC123120180 gene encoding uncharacterized protein, whose translation MATAGEEDRFTVTSDEEDEVVVAATTPARCEEEAPLPPKAGSQEKEAAIMPGCHGRQKGFPKAGSQGGHGKCKDCPLPPAKNMMSEEEERSILSWKRTAPFDRKKSKDAGFFNKLRDENFKYQRQIRDEFEEKGYVEIPDNFREDNKRINHEAHRRAYLKVFGTEPPAKL comes from the coding sequence ATGGCAACTGCCGGCGAGGAAGATCGGTTCACCGTTACGTCtgacgaggaggacgaggtggtggtggcagcgacCACGCCGGCGCGCTGCGAGGAGGAGGCTCCTCTTCCTCCTAAGGCCGGTTCGCAGGAGAAGGAGGCAGCGATCATGCCAGGGTGTCATGGTCGACAGAAGGGGTTTCCTAAGGCCGGTTCGCAGGGGGGGCATGGCAAGTGCAAGGACTGCCCTCTTCCTCCGGCGAAGAACATGATGTCTGAAGAGGAGGAGAGGTCCATCCTGTCGTGGAAAAGGACTGCCCCCTTCGACCGAAAGAAGAGCAAGGACGCCGGTTTCTTCAACAAGTTGAGGGACGAAAACTTCAAGTACCAGCGGCAGATCAGGGATGAGTTTGAGGAGAAGGGCTACGTGGAGATCCCTGACAACTTCCGGGAAGACAACAAGCGAATCAACCATGAAGCTCACAGGAGGGCGTACCTGAAGGTGTTTGGCACCGAACCGCCAGCTAAGCTCTAG